One genomic region from Desulfatiglans sp. encodes:
- a CDS encoding MFS transporter has translation MNSVETERPYYRWYILFLGMMSYLFIAGLSRMCMPVLFKEISDDLGLNMLEIGAVWGMDPLAGVFIALPGGLIVDRFGVRRTMFFISIFAGIFGALRGFSVGFISMAVTMYLFGLMAATMPSIVPKVTAEWFRGKELGLTNAMLNVVWAFGSMAATMLSANYFSPFFGGWRRVMFVYGIPCILLGLLWIFTGRDKPVASGASKSPASHSLLDAFRHVVKIREVWVIAFITTTYWGSSMGLTGYLPTYLKLIGWTPFLADSATTVMTGIASLGTIPVVLISDRLGARKGVLIVSTIMMAVTVFALPLFKGTFLWVLIILTGLTRTGVAALFNVMVIELKEVGSEYSGTAIGLTSTLGMVGAFLAPPVGNSLEAFNNGYPFIFWAVLAAAGLPFFAILKNK, from the coding sequence ATGAATTCAGTTGAGACAGAAAGACCATATTACCGCTGGTACATACTTTTTCTGGGGATGATGTCATATCTCTTTATTGCAGGGCTCTCGCGCATGTGCATGCCTGTACTCTTCAAGGAGATCTCGGATGACCTGGGGCTGAATATGCTTGAAATAGGCGCTGTATGGGGCATGGACCCACTTGCCGGGGTTTTTATTGCTCTACCGGGCGGCCTCATTGTTGACCGTTTCGGCGTAAGACGCACCATGTTTTTTATAAGCATATTTGCAGGGATATTTGGCGCACTCAGGGGTTTTTCAGTCGGCTTTATCAGCATGGCAGTAACCATGTACCTGTTCGGGTTAATGGCGGCAACCATGCCCTCTATTGTGCCGAAGGTGACAGCCGAGTGGTTCAGGGGAAAAGAGCTTGGCCTTACAAATGCGATGCTTAATGTGGTGTGGGCCTTTGGCTCAATGGCTGCAACCATGTTGAGCGCCAACTATTTTTCTCCTTTTTTTGGCGGCTGGAGAAGGGTAATGTTTGTTTATGGGATACCATGCATCCTGCTTGGCCTTTTGTGGATATTTACAGGAAGGGATAAACCTGTTGCATCAGGAGCAAGCAAATCCCCTGCTTCACACTCTTTGCTTGATGCCTTCAGGCATGTAGTAAAGATAAGGGAGGTATGGGTAATAGCATTTATTACGACCACATACTGGGGTTCCAGCATGGGGCTTACAGGTTATCTCCCTACCTATCTTAAGCTTATCGGCTGGACACCTTTTCTGGCAGACAGCGCAACTACTGTAATGACCGGCATAGCAAGCCTGGGCACCATCCCGGTTGTGCTTATCTCTGACAGGCTAGGGGCAAGAAAGGGGGTGCTTATTGTATCTACAATAATGATGGCTGTAACTGTTTTTGCGCTTCCACTTTTTAAAGGTACATTTTTATGGGTATTAATTATCTTAACCGGTCTTACGCGTACCGGTGTGGCTGCCCTTTTTAATGTAATGGTTATAGAGTTAAAGGAGGTGGGTAGCGAATACAGCGGTACAGCTATTGGGCTGACAAGCACCCTCGGGATGGTCGGTGCCTTTCTTGCACCACCCGTTGGAAACAGCCTTGAGGCCTTCAATAATGGCTATCCCTTCATATTCTGGGCAGTTCTAGCCGCAGCAGGGCTGCCGTTCTTTGCTATCCTAAAGAATAAATGA
- a CDS encoding DnaJ domain-containing protein, producing the protein MQKDYYLVLGISRGADLNKIKKAYRTIAKRLHPDVSNEKESERFIEIKEAYDTLSDHEKKRRYDTNLENEDASYRLTRAPGRMQERIKRFRDAESLFYTKTDDLFEGFIPGLYDQGNEDMHEKDLYFDAVLTPEEAASGGLYPISVPVMAPCPVCSRSGFWEGLYCPLCKGFGRISTVKKFALSMPANVSDGTEINLSLEGIGMKECYLHISVHIADY; encoded by the coding sequence ATGCAGAAGGATTACTACCTTGTTCTTGGGATTAGCAGAGGCGCTGACCTGAATAAAATAAAAAAGGCATACCGCACCATAGCAAAGAGATTACATCCCGATGTCTCGAATGAAAAGGAGAGCGAGAGGTTTATCGAGATCAAAGAGGCATATGATACTCTCAGCGACCATGAAAAAAAGCGCAGATATGATACTAACCTTGAAAATGAAGATGCCTCTTACAGGTTAACCCGCGCACCAGGCCGAATGCAGGAGAGGATAAAACGGTTCAGGGATGCAGAATCTCTGTTTTACACAAAGACTGATGATCTGTTTGAAGGGTTCATACCCGGTCTATATGACCAGGGTAATGAGGATATGCATGAAAAGGATCTCTATTTTGATGCAGTGCTTACCCCTGAAGAGGCGGCATCAGGAGGGCTTTATCCAATTTCGGTTCCGGTTATGGCCCCATGCCCTGTCTGTTCAAGGTCAGGGTTCTGGGAAGGGCTCTATTGCCCGCTTTGTAAGGGTTTCGGGAGAATATCAACTGTAAAAAAATTTGCTTTGAGTATGCCTGCCAATGTAAGTGACGGCACAGAGATCAATCTCTCTCTCGAAGGCATAGGGATGAAGGAGTGCTATTTACATATCAGTGTGCATATTGCTGATTATTAG
- a CDS encoding Hsp20/alpha crystallin family protein, translating into MTESEAKALQAKEKSEVSTMTEQTKPGLVFTPDVDIFETEKGLTLLADMPGVKAEDLNIDLKENILTLDGDAKKPEGQNEVELFTEYRTGKYYRQFNLSEVIDQAKIEAKMTDGVLRLTLPKVEAAKPRKIAIKSA; encoded by the coding sequence ATGACAGAATCAGAAGCAAAGGCCTTGCAGGCCAAGGAAAAATCTGAGGTATCAACCATGACTGAGCAGACAAAGCCAGGGCTTGTATTTACTCCCGATGTGGACATATTTGAAACAGAAAAGGGTTTGACCCTTCTGGCTGATATGCCCGGTGTAAAGGCTGAGGATCTTAATATTGATCTGAAAGAGAATATCCTCACACTGGATGGAGATGCTAAAAAACCTGAAGGCCAAAATGAGGTAGAACTCTTTACAGAATACAGGACAGGCAAATATTACCGGCAGTTTAATCTCTCAGAGGTAATTGATCAGGCAAAGATAGAGGCAAAGATGACAGACGGTGTTTTAAGGCTTACCCTGCCAAAGGTTGAGGCGGCAAAACCCCGCAAGATAGCCATAAAGTCAGCATAA
- a CDS encoding Hsp20/alpha crystallin family protein, whose product MLFLRRDPNLRTLNNWSPFDELNRIRREMDLLSDGFSRGVVRGAGVFPLINLTEDKDAYYIRAELPGVKADEIELSVTGDSVTISGERKIVNEDKNAKYHRRERESGKFNRIMNLPGQVDVDKAEASNVNGVLTIKLPKSEAAKPRQITIK is encoded by the coding sequence ATGTTATTTTTAAGAAGAGACCCAAACTTGAGGACATTAAACAACTGGAGCCCATTTGATGAACTTAACAGGATAAGAAGGGAGATGGATCTTCTATCAGATGGATTTTCAAGGGGTGTTGTGCGTGGAGCAGGTGTATTTCCGCTTATTAACCTGACAGAAGATAAGGATGCCTATTATATCCGGGCTGAACTTCCGGGTGTAAAGGCCGATGAAATAGAGCTTTCAGTCACAGGAGACAGTGTAACCATATCCGGTGAAAGAAAGATTGTTAATGAAGATAAAAATGCAAAGTATCACAGGCGTGAGAGGGAATCCGGCAAGTTTAACAGGATAATGAATCTGCCAGGGCAGGTTGATGTTGATAAGGCTGAGGCATCAAATGTGAACGGTGTGCTTACAATAAAGCTGCCCAAATCAGAGGCGGCAAAGCCGCGGCAGATAACTATAAAATAA